Sequence from the Chlamydiales bacterium genome:
ATTTTTAATTTCCTCTAAAGTACCCCTAGCTACGATATGTCCGCCCTCACTACCAGCTTTTGGTCCCATGTCGATGATGTAGTCAGCTAAAGAGAGCGTCATCGGATCGTGCTCGACAAGTAAAAGAGTGTTGCCAAGATCTTTAAGTTTTTTCAGGCAATTATTGAGTAGTTCAATCTCTTTTGGATGAAGACCTACTGTTGGCTCATCGAGGACATAGAGAATACCCGTTAAGCCACTTCCTAGCTGGCGTGCAAGGCGTATGCGTTGTGCTTCTCCATTACTTAGAGTAGGCGCTGTTCTATCTAGTGAGATATAATGAAGGCCTACTTCTATAAGAAAATTAAGACGGTTTATTAATTGCTTTAAGACTTCTTCCAGTAGCGTACTTTGCTCTTTGGATAGGGTAATTGTCTGTAAAAAGGAGAGTAGAGAAAGGATTGGAAGAGAGCAGACTTCATGCATTGTTTTACCGTGGACTTCTACATGAGATGCAAGTGGATTGAGTCTAGAGCCTTTGCAAGAGGGACAAACCATTTCATGTAGCCAAGGAATTATTTTTTCTTTGATAAAAAAATGAGCTTTATGTCCCGCTTTTGCAAAGACTGGGTTTATACCCCTCCATTGGTATGAAAATCCTGATTTAGTTTCATACCACTTTTCTGGTGGAGAACCATTCATCAACAACTGCAGTTTTTCTGGTGGTAAATCTGAGAGGGGATCTTCTAGAGAAATCTTTTCTTCTTCAAAAAAAGCTTTCATTTCATGGATAATTTTATAGATGTTACGAGATTTTCCCTTATTCCAGACAAGATTAAGAAGGCCTGTGACATTTAACTGCATGATGTCTGGAAATTTTGCAAGGTTCGCTCCGTATTGAGTGCCAAGGCCAAGGCAGTCAAGACACATGCCAGAGTGCGTGTTAAAGGCAAAGCTTTGAGGGGTTATTGGAGGGTAGGATTTTCCTGTACTTTCTACGGAAAAAGATAGGTTAAAATGAATTTCTTCGTTGTCTTTGATGAGGGATACTTTTTCGCAAGAGATCTCTGCTGCAGTACTTATTGCCTCAAAGAGCCTTGACTTAATGTTGGATGAGACTTTTAATCTATCAACAACTAAAAAGAGCTTATTCTTCCTTCCTCGTATATAAGGAATTTTTTCATCTAGCTCGAAGAAAGATCCATTGAGATAAATTCTTAAAAAGCCTTTGCGGGCAAGTTTTTCTTGTACCTCTTCAAAACTCTCAGAGGAAGTAATCTCTATGGGTGCAAGAATATAGATAGGTGTGCCCTCTGGAAACAAGAGAATTTTTTCTACTATAAACTCTTTGCTAATAGAGCAAATTCTCTCTTTAGTCTCTGGACAATAGGCGATACCACTTCTTGCAAAAAGAAGGCGCAAATAGTCATAGATCTCTGTAAGCGTTCCAACTGTTGACCTTGGATTTCCAGCATGTGCTTTTTGTTCGATTGCAACAGAAGGGGATAATCCTTCTACACTGCCCACTTTTGGTTTTGGCATTTGCTCTACAAACTGTCTTGCATAAGGAGAGAGTGATTCTGTATAGCGTCTTTGACCCTCTGCGTAGATAGTATCAAAAGCAAGAGAGCTTTTACCAGAGCCAGAAGGCCCTGTACAGATTGTAATTTTTTCCCTTGGAATGGTTGCACAGACGCGCTTTAAATTATGTGTTTCAGCATCCATCACGGTGATATTTTGGATGATAGCATCTTTTTTATTCTTTTTCTTTTTTTCTTTTGCAACAAGTTCAAGGTAGCTATTGTTTAAGGCAACAGATAGTGCATGCCCTGTAGGTGTTTTAAGAAGCGATATTTGCTCGGGAGTGCCTTTTGCAACGATTTTTCCGCCATCATCTCCACCTTCTGGACCCATATCGATGATCCAATCGGCAGTTTTGACAACATCCATATTGTGCTCAATGACAACTACTGTATTACCGCGATCGACCAGTGTGTGTAGGACTTTTAAAAGCTCTGCAATATCGTGAAAGTGAAGCCCTGTTGTGGGCTCATCTAAAATGTAGAGAGTTTTGCCAGTAGAGGGGCGGATAAGTTCTTTTGCAAGTTTGATGCGCTGTGCTTCCCCTCCAGAAAGTGTCGTCGATGGTTGTCCAAGTTGGATATATCCCATGCCTACTTTGATGAGCATTTCTAGTTGATGAGCAATTTTTGGAATGGCTGAAAAGAATGCATGGGCATCAAGTACGCTCATTTGAAGAACGTCGTTGATCGATTTGCCTTTAAATTTAACACTGAGTGTTTCCTCATCAAATCTATTGCCCTTACATATCTCGCAAGTGACCCAAGCATCCTCCATGAAATCCATATCAATTTTTATAAGACCCATTCCAGAACAGTTTGTACAGGAGCCTTGTTTGACATTGAAACTAAATTGTCCTGGCTTATATCCTTTTGCAAGGCTTTCTGGAAGCATGCTGAAGAGGTCTCTAATTTCATCAAAAACTTTGATATATGTTGCAGGATTAGATCGTGGTATCCTTCCAATAGGTGTTTGATCGATGGCTATTACCTTATCAATTTTTTCAATACCCAAGAGCTCTTTGTATTTCCCAACAGGTAATTCTGCTTTGTGAAGAGAATTTGCAAGAAGTGGGTAGAGAATATCTGAGATAAGAGAGGATTTTCCAGAGCCAGAAACACCTGTAATAGCAACAAAGAGGCCAAGTGGCACTTCTAAATCAATAGACTTTAAGTTATTATGGGAAGCTCCTAAAATTTTGATACAATCTTTGGAGGGTTTCTTTCTCTTTTTAGGGATAGCAATTTGCAATCTTCCAGAGAGATATTTTCCTGTGAGAGAGGAGGGATGTTTAAGAAGATCCTTAACAGGTCCTTCAAAAATAACTTCGCCGCCCTTGACTCCGGGCCCTGGCCCAAAATCTACAACATGATCTGCATGCAATATTGTCTCCTCATCATGCTCTACTACGATGACAGTATTTCCCTTGCCCTGTAGGTGGCGCAATGTTTGTACAAGACGTGTGTTGTCCCTTGGATGTAGGCCAATAGAGGGCTCATCGAGAATGTAGGTGACACCCACTAGCCCAGAGCCTATCTGCGAGGCGAGACGAACTCTTTGCGCCTCACCACCAGAGAGTGTGGGTGATTCTCTGTTTAAACAAAGGTAGTGAAGTCCTACATCCATCAAAAAGTAAAGGCGCTGTTTGATCTCTTTAAGAAGCTCACAAGCGATAATCTCTTCTTCTTTAGAAAGTTTTATGTTCTCAAAAAAGTCGAGGCAATTTTTGATGCTCAATGCAGTGATTTGTTGGATGCTTTTTTCAGCAAGAAGAGCTTTCGATGGATAGGGTTTGAGGCGAGATCCTTTGCAAGCAGGACAAATTTCTTGATGCATGAGCTTTTGCATCTTGCTTTGATATAAAGCGCTTTTAGCATCAGCAAGACGCGTTTTTGCATCAGACAAAACGCCTTTCCACGAAACATATTCTGTCCATGTGTTTTTCTTTATGGGGTGTGTAAAGCGCATAGAGGTCCACTTTTGATCATTTCCATAGAGAAAGACATTTTTTGCCTGTTCTGATAACATTTTCCAAGGAGTTTTTACATTAAATTTATAAAGTCGGGCTAGGTTGTCATAAATGTTTCCATAGCGCACAGTTGCGTAAGAACTTGCAATAGAGCAGCAATCTTCTTGAATGCTCTTGTCTTCGTCGATGATAAGATTTAAATCAAAGTCTTCAACTTTTCCAAGGCCATGGCAACGTGTACACATGCCATGAGGGCTATTAAAAGAAAAATCGTGTGGTTCTAGTGCTGCATAAGAAATACCAGAGCTTTGTGAGTAGGCGTGCATAGAAAAGAGGGTTTCTTTTTCACTCTCTACATCGAGCACGCTGCAAAGGCCTTTGCCCATTTCAAGAGCAGAAGTTACAGCTTCTGCTAGGCGAGAAAAATTTTCTGTAGAAACTTCAATACGATCAATGACAACATCGATATCATGGGAAAGGCTTGTATCAAGAGTGATTTCTTGATCCAAGAGTTCGATTTTCCCGTCGATACGTGCTCGCAAAAAGCCTTTCTTTTGTAGCATTTGAAGATCTTCTGCAAACCCTGCCTTTTTTCCTTTTGCAAGAGGCGCCAAGATAAGAATTTTTTTGCCTTGAGGAAGTGCTTGCACAGATTTGATGATGCGCTCTTTACTTTGCAAGGCAACGGGCGTATTACTGATAGGGCAAAAGCCCTTTGCAACTCTTGCAAAAAGAACACGCAAGTAGTCGTAAATTTCTGTCATTGTGCCAACAGTGGATCTAGGATTTTTACCGGCAGTTTTTTGTTCGATAGAAATGGTGGGGGAGAGGTTATAGGCATGCTCAAGGTCTGGCTTTGCAAGGTCACCAAGGTAGCGTCTTGCAAACGTAGAAAGGGATTCTACATATCTTCTTTGTCCTTCGACAAAAATGGTGTCAAAGGCAAGAGAGGACTTTCCAGAGCCAGAAACTCCTGTAAACACAATGAGCTGGTTTGGCTCTAAAGAAAGACTTATCGAGCGTAAGTTATGTACACAAACATTTTTTAGAGTGATGGGGCGTGACTGCATTCACCGATTATACAGTCTTAATCAAAAGTTCTTCAAGCGAAAATTTCGCAAGCCGCAAGTACTCTAAAAAGCCTTCTTTAACGCGATCCTGCTGCTTCAGACAATGTAGGTAAATCTAGTGAAGTAGGGTCATCTTCATATGGATTTAAATTGGAAAAAGAGCTTGGTGAGACAAATTCAACAAATGAACCTACTCGTAAAAAAGAACGTGATGAAGGTTGTTCTTCTGGCTGCCCTAATATAGGTTGAGGTTGTGCATCTGGCTGCTCTAATATAACTTTAATAGCGTCTTTATGTCTTGCAAGAGCAGTATTTGCTGAAAGGCGCGCTTCAGGGTCTATTTGTTGAAGATCACACACTAAATCATGGATTAATTTAGTCAAAGGATCTGCCATATGGAGATACTCTAATGAATGGTTTTCTATCTCTATTGTAAATCTAGGTGAGCTGTTATTTATTATAGGCATAAGTAAGTCAGCTTCTCCTGGCATTTGATTACGAGCAGGAAGTTGTATGATCGGCGAAGCTACGCTTTGAACTGCTGTTATCTTTGGAAGAGCAATTCCCATCAATTGCCTGATAATACAACCAAGTGTCCAGGCATCTCGCTTAGTGCTATTTGCGTGTCTTATTGAATTTTCATAAAGCTTTTTGTCAATTCTTTCTGGACCAAGTTGTACAGCTATACATTCAGGAGGAAAAAGCTCTTGGATTCCCCAAAGGCTATATTTTCCTTCATCACTATTTTTAGAAGGAGTTGCGCATTCTAAGCCACCGATAAAAGCTTGGAGTCTACTGTTTTTGTTGCAAAGATAGATATTTGCAGGGTGAAGATTTCTATGAACGATTTGCCTGTCTGCAAGGCAAGCTGCTCCTTCAATGATATCCGAGATGATTTGTAAACGCTTCTTTGTTGAAAGCTGGCGATGTTCTAATTCATATTGTAAGTTCCTATCATAGTAGGGGTAGATGAACAAAACTTTCTCTTCTCTTAAAGCAGTTACTCTTATTGTTGTTGCAATGTTTTTTGCGCCATCAAGACTAAGTTTGTTTGCAGATGATGTGGTCTTCCACTTATCAACAGATCTAACCATTAAAACAGCGCCCCTATCATAATCGATGGCTAAATGCATCCCATTATGGGTAGGCTGCCCTGTAAAATGAACATAGATGGAAGAATCGCGATTCATTTGAAGATAGGGTAAATCACCCTCTATTCCCTCAAGGGAAGGATTCTGTCTGCTACTACAACGTAGTAGTGCATTATCTATACGGTAATAAGAAACACTTGCATGCTTATCTATTCCACGAAGCAATGCTTCGCGCTCATTTCTAATAAAGTTGCAGATTTTCTTGCAAGAATCGTGGGGCATGGCGCTTCTAAAGAGAGCACTTGTTCCTGTTTGAAGAAAGTTAGCACCACTTTTGCTTTGTAGAAAGTTGTGAAAAATGCGAGGTTCACTACAAGCTCGCTTTGCAGCCGCATATACAATGTTCCTTGAAATATTGAGACGTTTTGCTATGCTTGCAACATTAAGGTTTAGATAGAGTGTGTTACCTTCATCACGTAGAGTTACCGGAACCCATTTTCTAAAAATTGAGAATGAAGAATTTTTTAATTCTTCACGTGCTTCATAAAACTGCTCCGCTGTTAAAACATCTGCAGCAATTTTGACAAGACCTGAAACAATAAGTCTGTTCCTCAATTGTCCAGAGCTGCAAGAACATGAAGTTGAAGAAGCTTTGCATTCTCTAGTCTCATAGGTGAGTGTTGTTTCAGTTAAATTAATGGAACTCATAGTAATATAATATGTTTAATTAAAAATGTGAACATATCGTACAGGATTAATTGAATTTATGCAATTAAATTTATTTTATTTGACCTTATGCAAGGTTATTAAAAAACTCTATTGACTATTTATTCTGCATGATGTAACAGAAAAATTTATTTTTACATATATAATAGTTATAGCCATGTCTTTTTTTAACATACGCAATGCATTTTTAGGTGTCATTCTTCTTTCATCTTGTAATGTATCAATGCCAAAGCAAGAACAAGTTAAAAATATTATAGCGCCTCCTTCTTTACAGAAAAGTATTTGTACAAGCATGCACACGCCCTTTTTTACAAGAAGTACATGGCCAAAAGATTGCTGGTGGAGTGAATTTCATGCCCCCGACTTAAATTGTCTAATAGCATCAGCCCTCAGTAAGAACCCAACTATTCAAGAAGTTCGAGAGCGTATTGAACTTGCAAGGCAAGAATCGATTGTTGTGCGAGCAAAGCTTTTTCCTTTAGTTTTTTTTGAGTATGAAGATACCAAAGAGTATGTAAGCCACAATGGGCTTTACAGGGCATTTAATCCTAAATTCCCCATTAGTGCAAACTTGGTAGACCTCTCCATTGGCTTTACCTATGAATTTGATTTTTGGGGGCAAAATGCAAATCTATTTGCTGCAGCCCTTGGAAGGGAGCAAGCAGCAAAAGCGGAATCTGCAGAAGTGATTTTAGTAACAACAACAGCGCTTGCACAAAGTTATTTTGCTCTTAAAACTAATCTCATCAGAAGAGAGCTTTATTTAAGACTTTATCGTGTGCGAAAAGATGCGTTTGAGTTGCAGCAACTATTATTACAAAAAGCATTATTGTCTAAGCTGGATCCTCTCCTTTCTGAGGAGCTAGTTTTAGAAGCAGGAAAGCTTGTTGCAAGTATTGAAGAGGAAATTGCAGTTAATAAACATGTAATCAACACTCTTGCTGGAAGAGGTCCTGACGAGTGTCTTAACATTACAGAATGCTTGTCACCTATTCCTGAAAAGATCGCAATCCCATGTGATGTGTCTCTCAACTTACTTGCAAGAAGGCCAGATCTTATGGCAACGATTTGGCGAGCAGAAGCACTTGCTCATGAAGTGGGAGCTGCCATGGCTGATTATTATCCCAATATTAATCTGGCAGGCCTTGTAGGCGTGGAAAGTGCTTTATATTCTCAAATTTTTCAAGCAAGAAGCATCACAGCAAGTGTAACTCCAGCTCTTTATTTGCCAATCTTTACTGCCGGTGCAATTGGAGCAAACATTAGAGCTCGCAAGGCAGATTTTAATGCAGCTATTTATGCCTATAACCAGCTATTACTAGATAGTGCAAGAGAAGTTGCTGACTTACTTGCCCTTGGAAGGTCTGTGTACGAACAAAAGGCATTGCAGAATCTTGTAATCGAGCGATCTAAACAACGCTATGAGCTTACAGTTCTTCGTAAAGAAAAGGGCTTAGACAATTTCCTTGCCGTTTACCAATATCTAGAAGAGCTTATTGATAAAGAATTAGAAGATGTAACGCTTATTTATAATCAATATTTAGTAACAATAAAATTAATCAAGGCTTTGGGTGGTGGCTACCATGCAGAGTGTATCCCACTAAAAAAATATGACAACTAGCAATACACCTCCACAGAAAAAAAGAAAAAAGTTTGCTTTATGCTATTTTGGGATCTGTTTATTACTTGTTTTATTAGGATTTTTATTTTGGCTGTTTTATTTGCGCTTTATTGAATATACAGATGATGCTTATGTAGAGGGCAATCAGGTCTACATTACGCCCCTTCGTCCTGGCTTTATACAATCCATTTATACAGATGATACTTATCTTGTTAAAAAAGGACAATTACTTGTTGAACTAGATAAAACAGATTCTCGTATTGCACTAGAAAAATCTCAAAAAGATCTTGCAAACACTACAAGAGAAGTGTCTCAGCTTTTTCATCAAGTTTTTGTCTACAGAGCAGAGCTTGTAATAAAAGAGGCCATTCTAATTAAAGCCGCGCAAGATTATCAGCACAGGCTCGATGTACTTGCAGCAGCGGGTGTTTCTCTGGAGGATTTTCAACACGCCGTTGCAGCTCTTCGCTCTGCTCATTATGATTATAAAAAAACAGAGACGCTTTTCAACCAAGCACTCTCTTTGGTGCAAGGAACTTCTATTATGAGTCATCCCCTTGTTAGAAGTGTAGCTGACAGGTTAAGGGATGCATATGTTCAATTGTATCGTTGTGATATCTATTCTCCTGTTGAGGGGCTTGCAGCACAAAGAAAAATTCAAGTAGGCATGTGGGTAAACGCTGGTAATCCTCTTATGAGCGTCATTCCACTCGATCAAATTTGGGTAAATGCCAACTTTAAAGAAACGCAGCTTACAGATATGCGTATTGGACAAAAAGTAAAAATTACTTCAGATCTTTATGGAGATGATATTGTGTTTAAGGGTATTATTCTAGGGCTTCCAGGAGCTGCTGGAAATGCATTTTCACTTCTTCCTCCACAAAACCTATCTGGAAACTGGATTAAAATTGTACAACGCCTTCCAGTGCGCGTTGGATTGGATCCAGAAGAACTAAAAAAATACCCACTGCGTATTGGACTTTCTATGGAAGCAACAGTGAATTTAAGAGATCAAAGAGGTTTGCGCGTGCCCAATTCCACAGAAGGATCACCTACTTATTCAACAACGATTTTTAGAGAAGAGGAATTGGGTGATTTAAAAATGGTTGCAGAAATTATAGAAGAAAACTTAGATCCAACACTTATGGAGTATGCAGACAGACCTTTGAATGTGATAAAAAAAGAACTAGATGTAAACCTTCAATGCCTTGTAAATCAATTATGAAGATAGGATTTTTAATTACTCTCCTTT
This genomic interval carries:
- the uvrA gene encoding excinuclease ABC subunit UvrA, encoding MQSRPITLKNVCVHNLRSISLSLEPNQLIVFTGVSGSGKSSLAFDTIFVEGQRRYVESLSTFARRYLGDLAKPDLEHAYNLSPTISIEQKTAGKNPRSTVGTMTEIYDYLRVLFARVAKGFCPISNTPVALQSKERIIKSVQALPQGKKILILAPLAKGKKAGFAEDLQMLQKKGFLRARIDGKIELLDQEITLDTSLSHDIDVVIDRIEVSTENFSRLAEAVTSALEMGKGLCSVLDVESEKETLFSMHAYSQSSGISYAALEPHDFSFNSPHGMCTRCHGLGKVEDFDLNLIIDEDKSIQEDCCSIASSYATVRYGNIYDNLARLYKFNVKTPWKMLSEQAKNVFLYGNDQKWTSMRFTHPIKKNTWTEYVSWKGVLSDAKTRLADAKSALYQSKMQKLMHQEICPACKGSRLKPYPSKALLAEKSIQQITALSIKNCLDFFENIKLSKEEEIIACELLKEIKQRLYFLMDVGLHYLCLNRESPTLSGGEAQRVRLASQIGSGLVGVTYILDEPSIGLHPRDNTRLVQTLRHLQGKGNTVIVVEHDEETILHADHVVDFGPGPGVKGGEVIFEGPVKDLLKHPSSLTGKYLSGRLQIAIPKKRKKPSKDCIKILGASHNNLKSIDLEVPLGLFVAITGVSGSGKSSLISDILYPLLANSLHKAELPVGKYKELLGIEKIDKVIAIDQTPIGRIPRSNPATYIKVFDEIRDLFSMLPESLAKGYKPGQFSFNVKQGSCTNCSGMGLIKIDMDFMEDAWVTCEICKGNRFDEETLSVKFKGKSINDVLQMSVLDAHAFFSAIPKIAHQLEMLIKVGMGYIQLGQPSTTLSGGEAQRIKLAKELIRPSTGKTLYILDEPTTGLHFHDIAELLKVLHTLVDRGNTVVVIEHNMDVVKTADWIIDMGPEGGDDGGKIVAKGTPEQISLLKTPTGHALSVALNNSYLELVAKEKKKKNKKDAIIQNITVMDAETHNLKRVCATIPREKITICTGPSGSGKSSLAFDTIYAEGQRRYTESLSPYARQFVEQMPKPKVGSVEGLSPSVAIEQKAHAGNPRSTVGTLTEIYDYLRLLFARSGIAYCPETKERICSISKEFIVEKILLFPEGTPIYILAPIEITSSESFEEVQEKLARKGFLRIYLNGSFFELDEKIPYIRGRKNKLFLVVDRLKVSSNIKSRLFEAISTAAEISCEKVSLIKDNEEIHFNLSFSVESTGKSYPPITPQSFAFNTHSGMCLDCLGLGTQYGANLAKFPDIMQLNVTGLLNLVWNKGKSRNIYKIIHEMKAFFEEEKISLEDPLSDLPPEKLQLLMNGSPPEKWYETKSGFSYQWRGINPVFAKAGHKAHFFIKEKIIPWLHEMVCPSCKGSRLNPLASHVEVHGKTMHEVCSLPILSLLSFLQTITLSKEQSTLLEEVLKQLINRLNFLIEVGLHYISLDRTAPTLSNGEAQRIRLARQLGSGLTGILYVLDEPTVGLHPKEIELLNNCLKKLKDLGNTLLLVEHDPMTLSLADYIIDMGPKAGSEGGHIVARGTLEEIKNNPNSLTGAYLSGKNSVAVPKTRRYAKSGSLFIKNATMHNLKNISLELPIGLLTCITGVSGSGKSTLIHDFLHPLVQRGVGRKDALSSDDGSISGLNHFDKVIMIDQNPIGHTVRSNVVTYVEALTCLREFFAKIPKAKAMGLQPKHFSYNHRAGMCTGCQGLGYKKIEMHFLPPVVITCPDCKGLRLNPRSLEVLYMEKTFGNILQMTIKDALVLFAAHPKIKRIFETLSSVGLGYLQLGQEIATLSGGEAQRLKLSRELAKRSTGKTLYLLDEPTTGLHADDINKLVSVLQRLVDKGNTMIVIEHQLDLIRSSDYIIDLGPKAGSEGGFVVATGTPEAIAKNKHSITGPYL
- a CDS encoding protein kinase is translated as MSSINLTETTLTYETRECKASSTSCSCSSGQLRNRLIVSGLVKIAADVLTAEQFYEAREELKNSSFSIFRKWVPVTLRDEGNTLYLNLNVASIAKRLNISRNIVYAAAKRACSEPRIFHNFLQSKSGANFLQTGTSALFRSAMPHDSCKKICNFIRNEREALLRGIDKHASVSYYRIDNALLRCSSRQNPSLEGIEGDLPYLQMNRDSSIYVHFTGQPTHNGMHLAIDYDRGAVLMVRSVDKWKTTSSANKLSLDGAKNIATTIRVTALREEKVLFIYPYYDRNLQYELEHRQLSTKKRLQIISDIIEGAACLADRQIVHRNLHPANIYLCNKNSRLQAFIGGLECATPSKNSDEGKYSLWGIQELFPPECIAVQLGPERIDKKLYENSIRHANSTKRDAWTLGCIIRQLMGIALPKITAVQSVASPIIQLPARNQMPGEADLLMPIINNSSPRFTIEIENHSLEYLHMADPLTKLIHDLVCDLQQIDPEARLSANTALARHKDAIKVILEQPDAQPQPILGQPEEQPSSRSFLRVGSFVEFVSPSSFSNLNPYEDDPTSLDLPTLSEAAGSR
- a CDS encoding efflux transporter outer membrane subunit encodes the protein MSFFNIRNAFLGVILLSSCNVSMPKQEQVKNIIAPPSLQKSICTSMHTPFFTRSTWPKDCWWSEFHAPDLNCLIASALSKNPTIQEVRERIELARQESIVVRAKLFPLVFFEYEDTKEYVSHNGLYRAFNPKFPISANLVDLSIGFTYEFDFWGQNANLFAAALGREQAAKAESAEVILVTTTALAQSYFALKTNLIRRELYLRLYRVRKDAFELQQLLLQKALLSKLDPLLSEELVLEAGKLVASIEEEIAVNKHVINTLAGRGPDECLNITECLSPIPEKIAIPCDVSLNLLARRPDLMATIWRAEALAHEVGAAMADYYPNINLAGLVGVESALYSQIFQARSITASVTPALYLPIFTAGAIGANIRARKADFNAAIYAYNQLLLDSAREVADLLALGRSVYEQKALQNLVIERSKQRYELTVLRKEKGLDNFLAVYQYLEELIDKELEDVTLIYNQYLVTIKLIKALGGGYHAECIPLKKYDN
- a CDS encoding efflux RND transporter periplasmic adaptor subunit; amino-acid sequence: MTTSNTPPQKKRKKFALCYFGICLLLVLLGFLFWLFYLRFIEYTDDAYVEGNQVYITPLRPGFIQSIYTDDTYLVKKGQLLVELDKTDSRIALEKSQKDLANTTREVSQLFHQVFVYRAELVIKEAILIKAAQDYQHRLDVLAAAGVSLEDFQHAVAALRSAHYDYKKTETLFNQALSLVQGTSIMSHPLVRSVADRLRDAYVQLYRCDIYSPVEGLAAQRKIQVGMWVNAGNPLMSVIPLDQIWVNANFKETQLTDMRIGQKVKITSDLYGDDIVFKGIILGLPGAAGNAFSLLPPQNLSGNWIKIVQRLPVRVGLDPEELKKYPLRIGLSMEATVNLRDQRGLRVPNSTEGSPTYSTTIFREEELGDLKMVAEIIEENLDPTLMEYADRPLNVIKKELDVNLQCLVNQL